From Flavobacterium arcticum, the proteins below share one genomic window:
- a CDS encoding serine O-acetyltransferase yields the protein MGLLKQINNDLHHCGARGIHRKALTFLFNVSFRLTMNYRLGYYLAKRRNVIVNIILLHLKRRQLVRYGCDISYQAVIGKNVSFPHPIGIVIGVGSVIEDNVMIWQNVTLGSKGAETKAYPHIKSNVKIFSAAQILGSVIVGENSRIGAFSLVLKNVPDNSTAVGIPAQIK from the coding sequence TTGGGGCTATTAAAGCAGATTAACAACGATTTACACCACTGTGGTGCAAGAGGCATCCACCGTAAGGCATTAACGTTTCTGTTTAATGTGTCTTTCAGGCTTACCATGAATTACAGGCTTGGCTATTATTTAGCCAAGCGAAGAAATGTTATTGTTAATATCATACTGTTGCATTTAAAAAGAAGACAACTTGTAAGGTATGGTTGTGATATTTCTTATCAGGCAGTAATAGGAAAAAACGTTAGCTTTCCGCACCCCATAGGTATTGTTATTGGCGTTGGTTCAGTAATTGAAGATAATGTAATGATATGGCAAAATGTTACTTTGGGTAGCAAAGGAGCCGAAACTAAGGCTTACCCTCACATTAAATCTAATGTAAAGATTTTTAGTGCGGCTCAAATATTAGGAAGTGTCATAGTGGGCGAAAATTCTAGAATAGGAGCATTTTCATTAGTTTTAAAAAATGTTCCCGATAACTCAACAGCAGTAGGTATTCCTGCACAAATAAAATAG
- a CDS encoding UDP-N-acetylglucosamine 1-carboxyvinyltransferase → MALSISRTKLNGLVKVSGAKNSSLRLLAASLLSEDTLYLTNFPNGLLDVQVHLKMLEALGKVVVSAGDTVSISKGKENIKTQLIWDERSIRNTLLILGALTARYGEGKVPLPGGCKLGERKYDLHVMLLEKLGAEVWEEGDYLCAKAKGGRLIANEIHLPMRSTGATENTIIASSLAKGKTVLYNPHIRPEIMDLIAMLNKMGAKIKVFGQRSIEIEGVDCLSGTTHAVIPDNMEALTWAIGSVITNGEVEIENFPYEHLEVPLVYLRESGMKFYRGETSLIVKGGTAYPVEISTGPYPGINSDMQPLFAVYGAMSKGETKIVDLRFPGRYAYAEELAKLGVDSKVVGDMLVINGGNPLHGGTVKALDLRAGIALLLAGMTTDEEVIIEDDWQIYRGYENLEEKLKNLK, encoded by the coding sequence ATGGCATTATCTATATCTAGAACCAAATTAAACGGCCTTGTTAAGGTTAGCGGCGCAAAAAACAGTTCACTTCGTTTACTTGCAGCCTCTCTTTTATCAGAGGATACACTGTATTTAACAAATTTTCCAAATGGGCTTCTTGATGTACAGGTTCATTTAAAAATGCTTGAAGCATTAGGTAAGGTAGTAGTTTCTGCTGGCGACACTGTATCTATAAGTAAGGGTAAAGAAAATATAAAAACACAGCTTATTTGGGATGAGCGTTCTATACGAAATACACTTTTAATATTAGGTGCTCTTACAGCTCGTTATGGTGAAGGAAAAGTACCATTGCCAGGAGGGTGTAAACTAGGAGAAAGAAAATATGATTTACACGTTATGCTACTTGAAAAACTTGGAGCAGAAGTATGGGAAGAAGGTGATTACCTTTGTGCAAAAGCAAAAGGAGGAAGACTTATTGCTAACGAAATACATTTACCTATGCGCTCTACTGGAGCAACAGAGAATACTATTATAGCATCTTCTCTGGCAAAAGGTAAAACTGTTTTATACAACCCGCATATCCGTCCTGAAATTATGGACTTGATAGCAATGCTAAATAAAATGGGCGCCAAGATTAAGGTGTTTGGACAACGTTCTATAGAAATAGAAGGTGTAGATTGTTTATCAGGTACAACACATGCTGTTATTCCGGATAATATGGAGGCTTTAACTTGGGCCATAGGCTCGGTTATTACTAATGGTGAGGTAGAAATAGAAAATTTCCCATACGAACATCTTGAAGTACCATTGGTATATTTAAGAGAAAGCGGTATGAAATTTTATCGTGGCGAAACCAGTCTTATTGTTAAAGGTGGGACAGCTTACCCTGTAGAGATAAGCACAGGTCCTTACCCAGGTATCAATTCAGATATGCAGCCTCTATTTGCAGTATATGGAGCAATGTCTAAAGGAGAAACAAAAATTGTCGATTTACGTTTCCCCGGTAGGTATGCTTATGCCGAAGAATTGGCAAAACTTGGTGTTGACTCTAAAGTGGTTGGCGATATGTTAGTAATCAACGGCGGTAATCCGCTACACGGAGGTACTGTTAAGGCTCTCGATTTGCGTGCGGGTATTGCACTATTACTTGCAGGGATGACTACAGATGAAGAAGTTATTATTGAAGACGACTGGCAAATATACAGAGGTTACGAAAACCTTGAGGAAAAATTGAAAAACTTAAAATAA
- a CDS encoding sulfate adenylyltransferase subunit 1, which yields MQINNNQLLRFTTAGSVDDGKSTLIGRLLYDSKSIFEDQLEAIEETSKRKGLGTVDLALFTDGLRDEREQGITIDVAYRYFTTPKRKFIIADTPGHIQYTRNMVTGASTANAAIILIDARHGVIEQTKRHAFIASLLQIPHIIVCVNKMDLVEYSETTYNDIVTHFEEFSSKLAVKDVRFIPISALNGDNVVNRSESMDWYQGSPLLHVLETLHISSDINKIDARFAIQTVIRPQREGFIDYRGYAGRISSGIYRVGDEVVVLPSGFTSKIKSINAGDKEIEEAYAPMSVAMTLENDIDASRGNMIVKKNNQPEMMQEFDVMMCWLHNNTVRPGAKYILVHTSNEQRAIIKEVVYKIDINTYERNTEDKNLAMNDIARIKIRSAQNIMLDPYRDNRTTGSVILIEEGTNETVAAGMIVG from the coding sequence ATGCAAATCAATAACAATCAATTATTACGATTTACTACCGCAGGAAGTGTTGACGATGGTAAAAGTACCCTTATAGGTCGATTACTATATGATTCCAAATCTATATTTGAAGACCAGCTAGAAGCTATTGAAGAAACTAGTAAACGAAAAGGACTAGGGACTGTAGATTTGGCTCTTTTTACTGATGGACTTAGAGATGAGCGTGAGCAAGGTATTACCATTGATGTAGCTTATCGTTATTTTACTACTCCAAAAAGAAAATTTATTATTGCAGATACTCCAGGGCATATTCAATATACACGAAATATGGTTACTGGTGCATCTACAGCTAATGCTGCAATTATATTAATTGATGCTAGACATGGAGTAATAGAGCAAACAAAAAGACATGCTTTTATAGCATCTTTATTACAAATTCCGCACATTATAGTATGTGTGAATAAAATGGATCTAGTTGAATATTCTGAAACAACATACAATGATATTGTAACTCACTTTGAAGAGTTTTCTTCTAAGCTAGCTGTAAAAGATGTTCGCTTTATACCTATTAGCGCTTTAAATGGTGATAATGTGGTAAACCGCTCAGAATCTATGGACTGGTATCAAGGTTCTCCTTTACTTCATGTGCTAGAAACCTTGCATATAAGTAGTGATATTAATAAAATTGATGCTCGTTTTGCAATACAAACAGTAATTAGACCACAGCGTGAAGGATTTATAGACTATAGAGGATATGCTGGTAGAATTAGTAGCGGAATTTATCGCGTGGGTGATGAAGTTGTTGTACTTCCATCAGGGTTTACTTCTAAAATCAAATCTATAAATGCAGGAGATAAAGAGATAGAAGAGGCTTATGCTCCTATGTCTGTAGCTATGACGCTAGAAAATGATATTGATGCGAGTAGAGGAAACATGATTGTAAAGAAAAACAATCAGCCCGAAATGATGCAAGAGTTTGATGTTATGATGTGTTGGTTGCATAATAATACTGTAAGACCAGGCGCTAAGTATATATTAGTGCATACATCTAACGAGCAACGCGCTATAATAAAAGAGGTAGTTTATAAAATAGATATTAATACCTACGAAAGAAATACAGAAGATAAGAATCTTGCTATGAACGATATTGCAAGAATAAAAATACGATCTGCGCAAAACATTATGCTAGACCCGTATCGCGATAATCGTACTACTGGTAGCGTTATCCTTATAGAAGAGGGAACTAATGAAACAGTAGCTGCCGGCATGATTGTCGGATAA
- a CDS encoding sulfotransferase family protein codes for MVPNFILAGAMKSGTTFLHNLLENHPQILIIDRDMDYAYFDDDRIYKRGKEWYLSLFEKVLKDKEEDTIIGQTSADCNFNPGSIQRILDHNPDTKLIFVLRHPIDRAYSLYWHQYGMGREYRKFEYAIKIEPTLITKSYHNFKHYSYIERSRYNSQFKEIIKLVPAENLLFMDFESLVKEPLATTNIVLEFLGANKVDDLKKLNFTELPRNPAKIPTSHVVVVLSVFMQNMGMIRIGRRILNLFRKESRPPKLNEDTRKLLELELKDDILFFEKVKSDFVSKIKTTKI; via the coding sequence ATGGTTCCAAATTTTATTTTAGCCGGCGCTATGAAAAGCGGCACAACTTTTTTGCATAATCTGCTTGAAAATCATCCTCAAATATTGATCATCGATAGGGATATGGATTATGCCTATTTTGATGACGACAGGATTTACAAACGAGGTAAGGAATGGTACCTGAGCTTGTTTGAAAAGGTACTTAAGGATAAAGAAGAAGATACAATTATAGGGCAAACTTCGGCAGATTGCAACTTCAACCCTGGGAGTATACAAAGAATTCTAGATCATAACCCTGATACAAAGCTGATTTTTGTATTGCGACACCCAATTGATCGTGCATATTCACTGTATTGGCATCAGTATGGTATGGGAAGGGAATACAGAAAATTTGAGTATGCCATAAAAATTGAGCCTACTTTAATTACCAAATCCTATCATAACTTTAAGCACTACTCTTACATAGAGCGTAGTAGGTATAATAGTCAGTTTAAAGAGATAATAAAACTAGTTCCTGCAGAAAATTTGCTTTTCATGGATTTTGAATCTCTTGTTAAAGAGCCTCTTGCAACTACAAATATTGTTCTTGAATTTTTAGGAGCAAATAAAGTTGATGACTTAAAAAAACTTAACTTTACTGAGTTGCCAAGAAATCCTGCGAAAATACCTACGAGTCACGTAGTGGTGGTACTTTCAGTATTTATGCAAAATATGGGTATGATAAGAATAGGAAGGAGAATCCTGAATTTATTCAGGAAAGAGTCAAGACCACCAAAATTGAATGAAGATACCCGCAAACTTTTAGAACTTGAATTGAAAGATGATATCTTATTTTTTGAAAAGGTAAAATCTGATTTTGTATCCAAAATCAAGACTACTAAAATTTAA
- a CDS encoding lipopolysaccharide biosynthesis protein, with protein sequence MSKEVGNKTKKGLFWDLAGSFFRQFASVFISIILARLLSPEEFGVVGMALVFVSITEVFVDIGFTSGLIQRKEVKDIAYSSIFYVNLVISIILSLLIILIAPYVADFYEEPKVGTVLVYLALIPPIAAFGRVQSTILTKRMDFKSLSIRNIVATVVGGIAGVTGALLGMGVYSLVLLQIFTVLASTILLWSSTGWRPKWEFSRSEVRSLLGYSSYVFFDQALRQIFNKIDTIFIGKVFSTATLGFYSRAESLKGQIDTYTTNSLRKVMFPALSALQDNQQSFAKAYHRAFNIVTGVIVLLVGPIYFLSEEIIIGLLGAKWRPSIIFFQILLFATLTSPHIGMMAQAVLAKGYSKLKFNIGLIQRFLKLTPIVFGLWFGVVEFSMAVVGASTTVFFVYSYVVHKKLHLSFGKQMKDFFIPNILFLVFIVIFHLFGEYISSWVYAPLFFICNIIFLRLLKHESYYVIQDTFKTVTQKISKFKR encoded by the coding sequence ATGAGCAAGGAAGTTGGAAATAAGACGAAAAAAGGACTTTTTTGGGATTTAGCCGGAAGTTTTTTCAGGCAATTTGCGTCTGTTTTTATATCTATCATATTAGCTAGGCTTCTCTCTCCTGAAGAGTTTGGAGTTGTAGGAATGGCACTTGTTTTTGTTAGTATTACTGAAGTTTTTGTAGATATTGGTTTTACTAGTGGGCTTATACAAAGGAAAGAAGTAAAAGACATTGCTTACTCATCTATCTTTTATGTCAATCTAGTGATTAGTATTATACTTTCATTATTAATAATATTGATAGCCCCTTATGTTGCCGATTTTTATGAAGAACCCAAAGTAGGTACTGTTTTAGTATACTTGGCACTCATACCGCCTATTGCTGCATTTGGTCGTGTACAATCTACCATTCTTACTAAAAGGATGGATTTTAAAAGTTTGTCCATAAGAAATATTGTAGCAACTGTTGTAGGTGGTATTGCAGGTGTTACTGGTGCTTTATTAGGCATGGGGGTTTATAGTCTTGTATTGCTACAAATATTTACTGTTTTGGCATCTACTATACTATTATGGTCTTCTACAGGATGGCGACCAAAATGGGAGTTTTCTAGATCAGAGGTACGTTCCTTATTAGGTTATTCTAGTTATGTTTTTTTCGATCAGGCACTCCGACAAATTTTTAATAAAATAGATACTATATTTATTGGTAAAGTATTCTCTACTGCTACGCTTGGTTTTTATTCGCGTGCAGAATCATTAAAGGGACAAATAGATACTTATACTACAAATAGTTTGCGAAAGGTAATGTTTCCGGCTTTGAGTGCCTTACAGGACAATCAGCAAAGCTTTGCAAAAGCCTATCATAGAGCTTTTAATATTGTAACGGGTGTAATAGTGTTATTAGTAGGTCCTATTTATTTTTTATCAGAAGAAATAATAATTGGACTTTTAGGAGCAAAATGGCGTCCCAGTATAATATTTTTTCAAATACTGCTTTTTGCGACACTTACCAGCCCCCATATTGGTATGATGGCACAGGCTGTTTTGGCGAAAGGGTATTCTAAATTGAAGTTTAATATAGGTTTAATACAACGTTTTTTGAAACTTACACCAATAGTATTCGGACTTTGGTTTGGAGTAGTAGAGTTTTCAATGGCAGTTGTGGGGGCTTCAACAACAGTGTTTTTTGTATATTCATATGTAGTTCACAAGAAACTTCATTTGAGTTTTGGTAAACAGATGAAAGATTTCTTTATACCTAATATTTTATTTCTTGTATTTATTGTGATTTTTCATTTATTCGGAGAGTATATAAGTTCTTGGGTCTATGCTCCTTTATTCTTTATATGTAATATAATTTTCCTTAGATTATTAAAGCATGAAAGCTATTATGTTATTCAAGATACTTTTAAAACAGTAACCCAAAAAATATCAAAATTTAAACGATAA